A segment of the Nostoc sp. TCL26-01 genome:
TCTTATTTTTTGGGGATAACATGATATTAAATTCCCTTTTAGTTTAGAACACCACATCAGGTGTCAGTTTTTTTATGGAAATACAGTTAATTAACATCGGTTTCGGCAATATTGTGTCGGCTAACCGAGTCGTTGCCATTGTGAGTCCAGAATCTGCTCCCATTAAGCGGATCATTACCGACGCGAGAGACAGAGGCCAGCTGATTGATGCTACCTATGGTCGCAGAACCAGGGCTGTAATTATCACCGATTCCAGTCACGTAATCCTGTCGGCTATCCAACCGGAAACGGTAGCAAATCGGTTCGTGATTTCCCGCGAGCATCAAAGTGTAGAGAATTGATAGGGAAGAGGAGTAAAACCCCATCCCTCTTTGCACCATATCGGCGGTACTATGTGAATTAGACAAGTTTTCTGTCACTCGTGCTACAAATTCGTTAGTTAAAATTTGCTTTGGCGACGCAAATCAGATTAAATTACTAAATCTACTAATGAATGATGTTTCTTGATTAATTCACAGGTTTAACGGATGATGCAAGTCTTACCCATCCAGAGTTGTGCTACTACCAAAGAATTTCTATCGTCAGGCAAGTTGATTGTTTTAACCGGGCCTAGTGGTGTCGGTAAAGGTACTTTAATGCGATCGCTACTACAGCGTCATCCGGAACTTTATTATTCTGTATCCGCCACAACTCGTTCCCCCCGCCCTGGCGAAATCAATGGCGAAAATTATTACTTTATTAGCCGCAACAAGTTTGAACAATTAGTGGCTGAAGGTGAATTCCTAGAATGGGCAGAATTTGCGGGTAATTACTACGGGACTCCCCGCGAAAATGTGCTTAATCAAGTCCAATCTGGGAAGTTAGTCGTATTAGAGATTGAATTAGAAGGAGCAAGACAAATCCGTGCGTCCTTTCCTGAAACCTTGAGTATTTTCATTTTGCCGCCTTCCTTTGAAGAGTTAGAAAAACGGATTCGGGGACGGGGACAAGATTCAGAAGAAGCGATCGCTCGTCGGTTACAACGCGCTAAAGCAGAAATTCAAGCCGCCAATGAATTTAATATTCAAATTGTCAATGACGATTTGGAAACTGCTCTCCAGGCGATCGAAGTAGCTTTATTTGGGTAATTGACAAATCCCCAAGTCACCCCCAAGTCACATTCAATTTGCAATTGGTAATGGGGTATTGGTCATGGGTAAAATGACAATTACCTATATCCAACACCCAATTACCAAAGGTTTAATTAGCCTACAAGACCTTGAATTAATGCCAAATTACTAGTCAAAAAGTAAGCAACTACTGCACCACCAATACCACCAATTAAGAATGCACTGGCAAAATTGTTCCAGCCTTCTTTGGAGTTAAAAGCATCTGGAGGATTGGGTACAGTCACACTAGCAAGTGCCGGAGCAGGATTGCTATTAGCATAGAGAGATAAGCAAGCAGTAAGAATTACTACTAAGCCTATAGATGCTAGCAACCCAGCTAAGTTAGCATTAGGTGCATTACGCAGTGGGCCCAATTTAGCAAAGGGGCCAAATAGCAGGTAGCCATGAGCCATACCAACTTCTAAGCCACGTCTAAAAGGTGTTAGGCCAGGACGGTAGGCAGGTAAGTTACCGATGAACCATTTAACTATGGGAGAAGAATTCACCGGGGTTTCTAAGTTACCGTATTGAGGATCGCTTCCTGCTGGAAAAACAACTTCCCGATTTCTAGGGTCACTGGGGAGATTTTTTGATGCGTCTACTGCTTGCGCCATATTTTATGTTTGCCTCAAAAATACAATGGTGGCATTTTTATATTAATAATAATTGTAGCCAAAGATGTTTTTTGCTAGAGAAGTTTAGAAAAATTAATTTAGGTGATTTAACAACTCAGAAACCCGCCAGCCATAATTAAGATCACGAGTTTAAATAAAAGTTTTTTTTGCCTATATTGCTGATAAACTTACCTAATTTAGATTAAGTAAATCAACCACACAATCTTAGGCAAAAAAGTAATAAAAGACTGATTCAGAAGTCAGAAAAGGAGATAGTAATTAAGTTTATTTAACTGCTCAAGAGAAGCAAGTCAAATCTACCAATCCATACAGAATTTATCCTGTATTTTTTTCCTGACTCCTGAATTTTTACTTATGAAAATCCCAGGTTTAACCTATGGTAAGGGATGGAACAATAAGTCTGGGAAGAAGCGATTGAATTCAATTAAAATCCCGGCTGTGATGGTTAGCCAGATAGTAGCTGCCACTGGTGCTGTAGAAATAAACTTAATGATGTAGCTGGATTGATCAGTTTTTTCTGCCATGTTTTTTTCTCCAAAAAAAGTGAAATTAATTGAGATGAATTAGCGAGGGGAAACAGTGATTTCTGAGTCCTTAGCAGTTAATTCACCAGACAGAAGTTCTTTAATTGCGGCAGCAGGCCAAGCAAAGCCACTAGCGACTAGAGGTAATGCAGTACCCAAATCGATTTGGATTTCTTTTTGTTCCGCATCAGAGCCTTTGCCAACAGCCTGTAAGTAGGCACGACCTACCCAACCAATCCAACCCGCAATGTAGAGGAACAGAACACTGGGGATCAAGAAATCGCCAGCGCGATCAAGACGACCATCAACAATCAGGTGGGGATAACCTTCTGGGCCACATAGAGCTTGAGAATAGCGCTCAAAACGCTTTTGTCCTGACTTGGGGTCTGCTGTAGTATTGCGGGCATTTTTAGCCAGTTCTTTAAACGCAGCATTGTCTCCGCAAGGTGTCAGATTCGCTCCAAGAGCTTTTGCTGGGGGAGCAAAACTGAACGACAGACAAATCACCAAAATCAAAGCAAACAATCGACGCATGGATTTGTTTCCTTTTATTACACAAGAAAAAGTTTTATGTACAAAACGAAGCGGCTTGTACAGTCTCGATTTGCTTAACTAGCAAGTCATCATACTCTTGCGCGGTAATCGAGTAAAGTTGAAGTAAATAAAAGTTAAAGCTTCTCAAACAAATCTTAAGAGACTACCGCTAACAGCACTCAGCACTCATTACTCAACATGACCACTGTTTTAGCCATCGAAACTAGTTGTGATGAAACTGCCGTGGCGATTGTTAAGAATCGTCAAGTTTGCGGCAGTATTATAGCCTCACAAATCCCTGTCCACCAGCAATATGGGGGAGTAGTACCGGAAGTCGCTTCTCGTCAGCACTTAGAAACGATCAATGAGGCGATCGCTCAAGCAATGAGAGAAGCAGAATTAGATTGGGGAAAAATCGATGCGATCGCTGCCACTTGTGCGCCGGGACTGGTAGGAGCGCTATTAGTGGGGCTAACGGCTGCCAAAACTTTAGCAATTTTACATAACAAGCCATTTTTGGGAGTTCATCACCTCGAAGGTCACATCTATGCGACTTATTTGAGTGAGCCAACTTTAGATCCCCCTTTTCTTAGCTTACTAGTTTCTGGCGGACACACAAGCTTAATTTACGTTAAGGAATGTGGTCAGTATGAAACACTAGGGGAAACCCGTGATGATGCGGCGGGTGAAGCTTTTGATAAAGTCGCTAGGTTATTAAAGCTGGGTTATCCCGGTGGCCCCATCATTGACAAACTAGCTCAAACCGGAAATCCCCAAGCCTTTGCCCTACCAGAAGGAAAAGTTTCCTTACCAGATGGCGGATATCATCGCTATGACGGCAGCTTTAGCGGCTTAAAGACAGCTGTACTGCGTTTAGTCCAGCAATTAGAAAAAAATGGCGCAGAACTGCCTCTGATGGACATAGCCGCCAGTTTCCAGGAAACCGTAGCCAAAGCATTAACCAAAAGAGCGATCGCCTGTGCCATAGATTATGGCTTAGACACCATAGCTGTCGGTGGTGGTGTAGCCGCCAATAGTGGCTTGCGAAAACACTTACAAGCAGCCGCAAGCCAACACAACCTGCGCGTCCTCTTCCCCCCCCTGAAATTTTGTACCGATAACGCCGCCATGATAGCCTGTGCCGCCGCCGATCACCTATCACGAGGGCATATCTCACCCATCACTTTGGGAGTGGAATCTAGGCTATCCCTGAGCCAAGTTATGAAGTTATATCAGTGAGGGAGTGCTGAGTGCTGAGTGAGGGAGTGAGGGAGTGAGGGACAAGAAGAGAATCTGTTGACCAATGACTATTGGCTATTGACTATTGACCAATGACTACTGACCAATAACAATTTCCCGAATACTTTGAGCAACGGCATCTGGTTGTTCTAGCATTGCTAGGTGTCCACAATCAGGAATTTCAATTACATTGTCGCCGCAGTATTGGAAAAGCCGATGAAAGCTGGCTAAGTGACGGACGTATTTGGGTTCCATCACCTTATCGTCAGCCCCAGCCAGAAAATAAACTGGCTGCTTTAGCTGGGATACTAACTTTGGTAAACGGTTGACTTCTTCCTCTGTAGTTGAGTCTAAGAGAGATCCCAAAGCAGCTTCAGGATCGGCGACAACAAAATCAATCACACGTTGACGCGCCCAATAACGATCTAGAGGACGAGAAACACTAGCCCTAGTGAAGAGTAAATCAATTAAAGGTACTTGAGAGAGCCAACGGGGACGTACTTGTAAAAATTTTTGCCCAGCCAACCGAAACTGCTCAAAAGCTTCCTTGAGGTAAATACCACCACCAGCATTAATACAGATCACGCCCTTGATACAATCAGGCATTTGAGAAGCAGCCCAAAGAGCGATCGTCCCACCGAGGGAGTGACCAATCAGCCAAGCACTAGTAATATTTAGCTGTTGGAGTAGAGCTACCAAGTCTTGAGCATAGGCAGCTGGTGTGTAAAGAGAATCAAAAGACGAACTGAGCGATCGCATAGACTGAGCAGATAAAGTCATAGAACCTTCCGCCCGATGAAAATCACTTTCTAGCTGTGACTGAGACTCGCCAAATCCACGCAAATCATACGATAAGCATTGCAAATCTACTGACAAGCGAGAAATCACAGGTTGCCAGTATCCACGGCTATTGAGCCAACCGTGGACAAAAACTAAAGCATGGGGGCAGGATGTAGGGGCTGTTAGCTCGTATGCGTGCGGATAGCCCAAGATTTCAATAGTTGCCATATTCATATCGTACCCTCAAGGGTGGGTACGACAAAATACAGAATAGAAAAGACTAGTTAAAGATTTAAAAATGGGGAATAGGTAACAGGTAATAGGGAACAGGTAACAGGTGACAGGGAATAGGGGAATAGGGGACAAAAGAGAATAATTCATTCCCCATGCCCAATGACTATTGACTATTGACCAATGACTATTGACTATTACCTAAATCACTTACCCAACAATCTTTGGCGTACTCCTTCCGCAATTTTATGTCCTAAATATTCAGGAATTAGGCTTTCATTTGGCCCTAATAGATAGAGAATCAGTCTGGTACGTCCGCGCCAAACCAGTAAATTGGCATTGACCACTAGTAAGTCTTCTTGCCAGATGGCATACATTACTTTGTAAAATAACCCCGGTTGATTATCAGCCTCAATGACTAAAGCCGGCAGATGAAAAACGGGATCAACATAGAATTCAGTCTGTACTTGTTCTAGTCCAACATCCAGATTAAATTCTACTGCTAGCATTTCCTCTACTTCAAACCGCCCTCCCAAAGCTTCACGAATAGCCCGACAGACATTATCTGCGGTTTTTTCAGTCAAAGCTTTGCTACCGCGAGATACCAATAATTTGATAAAAACTAACATTGGTGGTCGAATCTGCCCATAGAGACTCAGACCATGAATAGTTAGTCCATAAGCTGCCAGTACACCAAAAATATCGCTGAGGAGAAACGACTGATTCCGGTAGGCAAAGTGCAAGGCGCTTTTGCTACCTTCTGGTTTCAACTCGATCACGGCACGTTTAGTCTTATAGAGACGATAAGCTAGCCGCAAATTTTGCAGCTGAATCTCACTGCTGACAAATTGTTCATA
Coding sequences within it:
- a CDS encoding alpha/beta fold hydrolase, which gives rise to MATIEILGYPHAYELTAPTSCPHALVFVHGWLNSRGYWQPVISRLSVDLQCLSYDLRGFGESQSQLESDFHRAEGSMTLSAQSMRSLSSSFDSLYTPAAYAQDLVALLQQLNITSAWLIGHSLGGTIALWAASQMPDCIKGVICINAGGGIYLKEAFEQFRLAGQKFLQVRPRWLSQVPLIDLLFTRASVSRPLDRYWARQRVIDFVVADPEAALGSLLDSTTEEEVNRLPKLVSQLKQPVYFLAGADDKVMEPKYVRHLASFHRLFQYCGDNVIEIPDCGHLAMLEQPDAVAQSIREIVIGQ
- a CDS encoding photosystem I reaction center protein subunit XI; the protein is MAQAVDASKNLPSDPRNREVVFPAGSDPQYGNLETPVNSSPIVKWFIGNLPAYRPGLTPFRRGLEVGMAHGYLLFGPFAKLGPLRNAPNANLAGLLASIGLVVILTACLSLYANSNPAPALASVTVPNPPDAFNSKEGWNNFASAFLIGGIGGAVVAYFLTSNLALIQGLVG
- a CDS encoding Photosystem I reaction center subunit III, whose amino-acid sequence is MRRLFALILVICLSFSFAPPAKALGANLTPCGDNAAFKELAKNARNTTADPKSGQKRFERYSQALCGPEGYPHLIVDGRLDRAGDFLIPSVLFLYIAGWIGWVGRAYLQAVGKGSDAEQKEIQIDLGTALPLVASGFAWPAAAIKELLSGELTAKDSEITVSPR
- the gmk gene encoding guanylate kinase, with the protein product MMQVLPIQSCATTKEFLSSGKLIVLTGPSGVGKGTLMRSLLQRHPELYYSVSATTRSPRPGEINGENYYFISRNKFEQLVAEGEFLEWAEFAGNYYGTPRENVLNQVQSGKLVVLEIELEGARQIRASFPETLSIFILPPSFEELEKRIRGRGQDSEEAIARRLQRAKAEIQAANEFNIQIVNDDLETALQAIEVALFG
- the tsaD gene encoding tRNA (adenosine(37)-N6)-threonylcarbamoyltransferase complex transferase subunit TsaD, whose product is MTTVLAIETSCDETAVAIVKNRQVCGSIIASQIPVHQQYGGVVPEVASRQHLETINEAIAQAMREAELDWGKIDAIAATCAPGLVGALLVGLTAAKTLAILHNKPFLGVHHLEGHIYATYLSEPTLDPPFLSLLVSGGHTSLIYVKECGQYETLGETRDDAAGEAFDKVARLLKLGYPGGPIIDKLAQTGNPQAFALPEGKVSLPDGGYHRYDGSFSGLKTAVLRLVQQLEKNGAELPLMDIAASFQETVAKALTKRAIACAIDYGLDTIAVGGGVAANSGLRKHLQAAASQHNLRVLFPPLKFCTDNAAMIACAAADHLSRGHISPITLGVESRLSLSQVMKLYQ
- the remA gene encoding extracellular matrix/biofilm regulator RemA — encoded protein: MEIQLINIGFGNIVSANRVVAIVSPESAPIKRIITDARDRGQLIDATYGRRTRAVIITDSSHVILSAIQPETVANRFVISREHQSVEN
- the psaJ gene encoding photosystem I reaction center subunit IX, with the protein product MAEKTDQSSYIIKFISTAPVAATIWLTITAGILIEFNRFFPDLLFHPLP